DNA sequence from the Nocardia fluminea genome:
TCGTCCTCGAGCCCATCGCCTACGGTCACGTCATGTACTGGAGCTGGGAGAACCGCCCGTGCCAGAACGAGCAGCCCGGCGGCGGCACCGACGTCAAGGACTCCCGGCACTGGGACTGCGCGTCCGGCACCGAAGTGCTGTGGCGGGTCTACAACGGCGGCAGCCACCACTGGCCGACGGGTACCCGACGTAGCGAGATGATGAACCGGATGTGGCAGTTGTTCCAGGCCAATCCGCGCCCGTAGCGACCTGAACGGAGGGCCTGGCCGCCGCACCGCGGATCAGCCGGCCAGTCCCTCCGGATCGACCAGCAAGCGCTTGAGCACCTTGCCGGTCTCACCGCGCGGCAGTGCGCTGAGGAAGGTGACATCGCGCGGAACCGAGAAGCGGCTGAGCCGGTTTCGGACATAGGTCCGCACCATGTCCGGGTCGAGCCCGGAGCCCTCGTGCTTGACGAGGAACGCGGCCAGCCGCTGACCGAATTCGCGGTCGGGCACGCCGACCACCGCGACATCGGTGACCTGCGGCAGGTGCGCCAGCGCCTCCTCCACCGGGCGCGGGAAGACGTTCTCACCGCCGGAGATGATCATCTCGTCGTCGCGGCCCGCCACGAACAGCCTGCCCTCGGCATCGAGGTAGCCGAGATCGCCGGTGTCCATCATGCCGTCGGCTTCCTCGGGCGGGGAATCGCTGACGTAGCCGTCGAACAGCATGTGATTGCCGACGAAGATCCGCCCCACCACCCCGATCGGCACTGCCTTGTGCCCGGCATCGAGGATCGCGATCTTGGTGCCCAGCGGCGGGCGTCCTGCCGTGGTGGGTGCGGCGCGCAGGTCGTCGGGCCCGGCCACACTGGCCCAGGAGACCTCCGTGGACCCGTAGAGGTTGTAGAGGATGTCGCCGTAGTCGTCGAGGAACCGGTCCACGGTGACCGCCGCGAGCGGCGCGCCACAGCTGATCACATGCCGCAGCGTGCTCAGGTCGTACCGCTGCCGGACCTGCTCGGGCAGGTCGACCAGGCGCTGCACCATCGTCGGCACCGCGATGAGCGTGTGTACCCCGTGTTCGGCGACGCGGCGCAGGCACTCCTCGGCGTCGAAGCCCTGGGCCAGCACCACCGTGGCCCGCACCGCGGTGCTCAGTTGCAGTGCCGAGAGCCCCCAGGTGTGGAACAGCGGCGCCGGGATCATCATGGTGCTGCCCGCACGGATCGGGATCAGCGACAGCAGCGCGACCAACGTGTCGAAGCCCTTCGGATGTGGTCGCCGGGCTCCCTTCGGGGTTCCGCTGGTGCCCGAGGTGAGCACGATCTGGCGGCCGGGCACCGTCGGGACGGGGAACTTCGTGTGGCGAACCGCGATGAGGTCGTCGATCGTGATCCGGGTCGGGTCGGCGGGCGCGTCATCGGTGAAGAAGCGCGGTAGATCGGCGTGCAGGTACTGCACGAGGTGGGCCAGATCGGTGTCGACGAACAACGCCGACAACCGGTGGCGCTGCACGATGTCCTCGATCCGCCGTCCCGACAGTCCCGAGTTCAGCAGGGCGACGTCGACCCCGAGCTTGCCCGCCGCGACCATGGATTCGACCATGCCGCAATGATTTCCGGCCAGCAGCCCCACCGCGTCGCCCGCGCGCAGCCCGACCTCGTACATCGCGCCCGCCAACGCGGTGGTCCGCTTGTCGGTTTCGGCGAAGGTGGCGGTGCTGGTGTCGTCGATGAGCGCGACCTGGTCCGGACTGTGCGCGGCACCCGCGGCGTAGCCGCCCGCCAGATTGAAGCCCCACCGGTACAGCGACCGCAGCTGCCTGGCCGAGGTCAGCGGCGGCGACACCTGACCCGAGTGCACCCACCAGCGCACGATCTCGGACTTGCGCCGGATCGGTGCCCGATTGCCGTTGGCCACCACCGAGGTGCGCGCGCCGCCCACGACGTCGGCCGCGCGCCGCAACCCGTCCTTGACCCACCCGATGATCACCGAGTTCGTCACCCCCGCCAGGGTCGGGTGCAGGCGCGGCGCCGCGAAGACGGTCACGTTCACCCGGGTGCGCTGCTCGTCGCCGGTGAGCCGGACCATGGCGAAACTGCCCGATTCGGGATTGTGCAGTTCGAAACTCTCGTACCAGCGGCCGATGGTCAGGGCCAGCCCCGTCCGCCGCACGCCCGCGTCCCGGTCGCCGATCCTGACCTCCCAGACGGTGCTCCCGTCCGGGCCGATCAGCCGGTCACACCCTCCGATCCCGGCCCACAACCGCGGATAGCTCTGCGGTTCGAGCAACACATCCCACAGGGCCCGGCGTGGGATGGAGAACTCCACGGACACATCGACGACATCACTCGGCATTGCTGCGCGCTTTCCTCGGCCCGGCCACGTTGCCGGGTAGTGCCCGCTCGCCTCGGCCCCCGTGCCGTGGCGGTGCCCGTCGTCAGGCACTGCACCAGAAGTCATCTTCGGCCTGCCCGCGCGTGGGCAAACGAAATATCTACCGATTCTGGTAACCGAACGAACCGAACTCCCGGCAGCTGTGAGAGGTGCCAACGTGACGCCGCACGCACTATCGAGGCGTCCGCGGGAAGGACGGCACAATGGAGGTCGATGAAACAGTGGCAGCGCGACCCCAGCTCCGACGATGGCCCGCTCGGCGACGGCGGCCACGTCGGCATCGATGACCTGCGGATCCTCCGTGAGCAGTTCGTCGATTTCATGCTCGGCTACAAGTTCGCGATCGACGAGGTGACAACCAAGATCAACATCTTGCGCGAGGACTTCAACAACACCCACGAGTACAACCCCATCGAGCATGTGGGCTCGCGACTCAAGTCGCCGGAGAGCGTTCTCGAGAAGGTCCGTCGCAAGAACTACGCGATGAATCTGGCGGCCATCCGCGAGAACGTGCTCGACATCGCCGGGGTCAGGGTGGTGTGCAGCTTCATCTCCGATATCGGCACGATCCGGGACATGCTGGCCGGTCAGGAAGACATCACGGTTCTCGAAGAGCGCGACTACATCACCCACCGCAAGCCGAACGGCTACCAGAGCATGCACCTGATCGTGTCGATCCCGGTGTTCCGGTCCGACCGCACCGAGCGGATTCCGGTCGAGATCCAGATCCGCACGATCGCGATGGACTTCTGGGCCAGCCTCGAACACAAGATCTACTACAAGTACCGCGGCGAGGTTCCGCCGAACTTGCGCGCCGACTTGGCCCAGGCCGCCGAGGTCGCCACCCAGCTCGACGAGAAGATGGAAGCGCTGCACCGCCAGGTCGACCGCAGCGCGCCCCCGAAGACGAAGCCGGCCACGGACTCGCTCGACCTCAGCGTGCTGTACAACAGCCTCACCGGCGGCCACCCCGTCTACCTGCGCCCCACCGATTCGCCGACCTGACGCCACCGGTCTTCGGTCTCGACATCACAACCACTGCGACCGCACCGCATTTCCGGCGTCCGCGCCTGGGCGATTCCGCTACTGTCCGAGCAGATCCTCGAACAGCATCGCGCGAAAGGAACCCGGTGGCGCTCTCCCGTCGACAGTTGATCGCCGCGGCCGCGGTCGGTGGCACAGCGGCCGCGCTCGGCATGCCCGTGCCCCGCGCCGAGGACCGGGTGCTCGGCGCGGACGAGTTCCGGTCGCTGGCCACACGCGGCTACAACCGGCGCTTCGTGGCTCGGCCCGCGAAGATCTCCGTGCCGACCAGCGCCGAAGAGGTTCGCCGCGCGGTGGCCGAAGCGGTGGCGGAGAACTCGCCGATCGCGGCGCGCTCGGGCGGGCATTGCTTCGATGACTTCGTCGACAACGCCCGGACCCGTTCGATCATCGACCTCGGCCGGATGAACGCGGTGTTCTGGGACGAGCGGCACCGCGCGTTCTCCGTCGACGCCGGCGCCGACATCGGCGGTGTCTACCAGGCCCTGCACCGCTGGGGCGTCACGGTGCCGGGCGGGATCTGTCTCGGCGTCGGGATGGGCGGGCACGTCTGCGGTGGTGGCTATGGTCCGTTGTCCCGCCGATTCGGGCTCGTCGCCGACCATCTCGCCGGGGTGGAAGTCGTCACCGTCGATGCCGAGGGCGCGGCGAAGGTGGTGGTCGCGACCGAGGACGGTCCCGACCGTGATCTGTGGTGGGCGCACACCGGTGGCGGCGGCGGCAATTTCGGTGTGGTGACCCGGTTTCTGCTGCGCTCGCCCGAATCCGACGGCTCCGACCCCGCACACGCGCTACCGAAACCGCCGCGCGGCATGCTGAGCGCGCGACTGATCCTGCCGGTCACGACCGAGGATTCGTTCGTCCGGTTGCTCACCAACTATCTCGGGTTCTTCGAACACCACAGTGCGCCCGGTAACGAATTCGCCGGTCTCTACGCGCCGCTGATGATCCGGACGACCGGCACCGGCGCGGCCGAGATGCTGATCCTGTTCGATGCCGAAACACCGCACGCGCGAGGCCGTTTCGACGAATTCGTCGCCACGGTGAGCGACGGCGTGTTCCCGCCGCCGATTCTCACCCCGCTCACCGAACTGTCCTACGCCGACACCGTGAACCAGGTGTATTACGCCAAGGGCGTGAACACCACGCGCGTCAAGGTGAAAGCGGCCTATCTGCGCACGGCGTACTCCCCCGATCAGCTGCGCGTCTTCTACCGCTACATCACCGATCTCCGTTTCCTCGGTGAGTCCCAGCTCGAATTCCTGCCGTTCGGCGGTGCGATCAATGCCGTCGCCGGCGACGCGACGGCGATGCCGGCGCGGGATTCGTTCATGAAAATGCTGATTCACGCATCGTGGCGGCTGCCGTCCGACGACGAGCGGTACGTGCGCTGGGCGCGCGAGATGTATCGCGATGTCCATGCCGAAACCGGTGGTGTTCCGGTGCCGAACGAGACCTACGGTGGCAGCTACATCAACTACCCGGACCCGGATCTGGCCGATGCCCAGTGGAACACCTCCGGCCTGCCGTGGCACGCCTTCTACTACGGCGGCAACTATCGGCGGCTGTTGCGGGTCAAGGCCGACGTGGACCCGGGAAATGTTTTCCAGCACCGGCTTTCGATCGGCAGACCGGACTGGTGACCGCGCTCAGGTGAGGGCGAGCACCCGGCACGGTCCGCCGGTGCCGCCCGCGTGTTTCGGTGCGCCGATGACGACCGTCGCGCCCGCCGCCGGCACCGCGGCGAGATTGGCGAGCATCTCCACCCCGTAGCGCCCCGCACCGAGAAGGGCTGTATGGGCGCCGTATTCGGGATCGGCGCCGCAATCGAGGCTGAGCGTATCGACTCCGGCGCCGACTATCGCGCAGTGCTCGACCAGGTATCGCGCGGCCTCGGCGGAGAATCCCGGCGCGTGCGGTGTTCCGCGCTCGTCGAGATTGAGGAAGGTCGACGGGCGGTCGAGGCGATGTTCCCAGCCGGAATACATCGCGACGAAGGCGCGCTCGGGGATCTCCCCGTGCCGTGAGCGCCAGTTGTCGATATCGGCGACGGTCACCACCGCGTCGGCGTCGGCGGCGGCTTCGGCGCTGATATCGATGACGACGAGTGGTGCGACGAGGTCGTCGACGGCGAGGGCGTCGGTGGTGGTGGCGCCGGGGATCCGATGGGCGGGCGCGTCTAGGTGGGTTCCGGTGTGTTCCCAGTACCCGAGCGCGAACTGCCCGAACCCACCCGACTCGTGCCAGGCCACCGGGACCATGACCATCGGCGGATTACCCGGCCACACCGGCAGTTGCGGGGTGAGGGTGTGGGTGAGGTCGACGACGCCGGATCGCGGCGCGGCGGCAGCGGGGGCGGGAGCCGCCACGGCCAGCGCGGTGAGTCCCGCGAGACCGAGCACCGCCCGCCGACTCGGCTGCGGCGCACTCTCGTGGGCGAGACGAACGATCTGCGGCGAGCACATCGGACTCAAGATAGCCGAGGCAACCGCGTACGGCGCCTGATCGGCGCCGCTGCCGAGGTCGAAACTTTTTCGGCCCACCGGCACGACTACCGCGAGACGCTCCGCTCGTCGTCGCGTAGCGCGAGGGCTCGGTGCAGGTCAGCGGGACCGAGACCCCGCGACAAGCCGAGAATCATCGCGGCGCAGCCGAGTCCGGAGAGAACGAGACCGGTGGCGAAGAGCGTGGGATATCCCGCCAGGTCGCCGATGACGCCCGCGGCCATCCCGGCCGCGCCCTGGATGACAACGATCGCGCAGGCGAGCAGGGTGTAGTCGCTACCGGCGTAGTCGGGTTCGGAGGCGTCCATCATCAGCGCGAACACCGCGACGGTGGCCGCACCCCCGAAGATGTGTTCGGCGAGACTCGCCGCGACGAGCAGTTCGAAGCCGCCGAGCCCGAGGGAGGCGATCAGGTACAGCGCGATGCTCGCGGTCTGGGTGACACCGCCGATCAGCAGCGCCTGCCTGCGGCCGTAGCGGTAGGCCAGCCAGCCGCCCATGGCCGCGCCGGCCAGCGCACCGGCTGAGGACAGCACGCCTTTGATCAGCGCGATCTCGCTGAGGTCGAGTCCGGCGTCGGACAGGAAGGGGCCGGTGAGCGCCGCGGCCATCGAGTCACCGAATTTGAAGGCACCGATCAACGCGATGAAGGCGAGGATGCCGGGGCGGCGCAACCGGGTCCACCAGGCGCCGAGCAACCGCACGGGCTCGGGCGGCGGCAGCCGGTCGGTGACCGGCTCGCGCATCAGCCACACCGGCACTGTGGTGAGCACGATCAACACCGCCATGGCCGAGAACAGTGCCCGCCACCCCGCCAGCGCGAACAACCACAGCAGCGCGCCACCACCGACGATCATCCCGACGCGATAGGCGCCGACCTGGATGCCGTTGCCCAGGCCACGCTCACGCGGTCCGAGTAGTCGAACAGCCAGACCGTCGGTGGCCACGTCCTGGGTCGCC
Encoded proteins:
- a CDS encoding AMP-binding protein — protein: MPSDVVDVSVEFSIPRRALWDVLLEPQSYPRLWAGIGGCDRLIGPDGSTVWEVRIGDRDAGVRRTGLALTIGRWYESFELHNPESGSFAMVRLTGDEQRTRVNVTVFAAPRLHPTLAGVTNSVIIGWVKDGLRRAADVVGGARTSVVANGNRAPIRRKSEIVRWWVHSGQVSPPLTSARQLRSLYRWGFNLAGGYAAGAAHSPDQVALIDDTSTATFAETDKRTTALAGAMYEVGLRAGDAVGLLAGNHCGMVESMVAAGKLGVDVALLNSGLSGRRIEDIVQRHRLSALFVDTDLAHLVQYLHADLPRFFTDDAPADPTRITIDDLIAVRHTKFPVPTVPGRQIVLTSGTSGTPKGARRPHPKGFDTLVALLSLIPIRAGSTMMIPAPLFHTWGLSALQLSTAVRATVVLAQGFDAEECLRRVAEHGVHTLIAVPTMVQRLVDLPEQVRQRYDLSTLRHVISCGAPLAAVTVDRFLDDYGDILYNLYGSTEVSWASVAGPDDLRAAPTTAGRPPLGTKIAILDAGHKAVPIGVVGRIFVGNHMLFDGYVSDSPPEEADGMMDTGDLGYLDAEGRLFVAGRDDEMIISGGENVFPRPVEEALAHLPQVTDVAVVGVPDREFGQRLAAFLVKHEGSGLDPDMVRTYVRNRLSRFSVPRDVTFLSALPRGETGKVLKRLLVDPEGLAG
- a CDS encoding GTP pyrophosphokinase, encoding MKQWQRDPSSDDGPLGDGGHVGIDDLRILREQFVDFMLGYKFAIDEVTTKINILREDFNNTHEYNPIEHVGSRLKSPESVLEKVRRKNYAMNLAAIRENVLDIAGVRVVCSFISDIGTIRDMLAGQEDITVLEERDYITHRKPNGYQSMHLIVSIPVFRSDRTERIPVEIQIRTIAMDFWASLEHKIYYKYRGEVPPNLRADLAQAAEVATQLDEKMEALHRQVDRSAPPKTKPATDSLDLSVLYNSLTGGHPVYLRPTDSPT
- a CDS encoding FAD-binding oxidoreductase, whose product is MALSRRQLIAAAAVGGTAAALGMPVPRAEDRVLGADEFRSLATRGYNRRFVARPAKISVPTSAEEVRRAVAEAVAENSPIAARSGGHCFDDFVDNARTRSIIDLGRMNAVFWDERHRAFSVDAGADIGGVYQALHRWGVTVPGGICLGVGMGGHVCGGGYGPLSRRFGLVADHLAGVEVVTVDAEGAAKVVVATEDGPDRDLWWAHTGGGGGNFGVVTRFLLRSPESDGSDPAHALPKPPRGMLSARLILPVTTEDSFVRLLTNYLGFFEHHSAPGNEFAGLYAPLMIRTTGTGAAEMLILFDAETPHARGRFDEFVATVSDGVFPPPILTPLTELSYADTVNQVYYAKGVNTTRVKVKAAYLRTAYSPDQLRVFYRYITDLRFLGESQLEFLPFGGAINAVAGDATAMPARDSFMKMLIHASWRLPSDDERYVRWAREMYRDVHAETGGVPVPNETYGGSYINYPDPDLADAQWNTSGLPWHAFYYGGNYRRLLRVKADVDPGNVFQHRLSIGRPDW
- a CDS encoding cyclase family protein, translated to MCSPQIVRLAHESAPQPSRRAVLGLAGLTALAVAAPAPAAAAPRSGVVDLTHTLTPQLPVWPGNPPMVMVPVAWHESGGFGQFALGYWEHTGTHLDAPAHRIPGATTTDALAVDDLVAPLVVIDISAEAAADADAVVTVADIDNWRSRHGEIPERAFVAMYSGWEHRLDRPSTFLNLDERGTPHAPGFSAEAARYLVEHCAIVGAGVDTLSLDCGADPEYGAHTALLGAGRYGVEMLANLAAVPAAGATVVIGAPKHAGGTGGPCRVLALT
- a CDS encoding MFS transporter; protein product: MSTTTRPGVITAGTLALLSALYFAQGLPFGFFTQALPVVLRESGFSLVAISASGVLFLPWALKFLWAPYVDRYGTRRTWLLVLQLLAAAVAMVLACLDLSSSLRWLFVGIVVVNLLSATQDVATDGLAVRLLGPRERGLGNGIQVGAYRVGMIVGGGALLWLFALAGWRALFSAMAVLIVLTTVPVWLMREPVTDRLPPPEPVRLLGAWWTRLRRPGILAFIALIGAFKFGDSMAAALTGPFLSDAGLDLSEIALIKGVLSSAGALAGAAMGGWLAYRYGRRQALLIGGVTQTASIALYLIASLGLGGFELLVAASLAEHIFGGAATVAVFALMMDASEPDYAGSDYTLLACAIVVIQGAAGMAAGVIGDLAGYPTLFATGLVLSGLGCAAMILGLSRGLGPADLHRALALRDDERSVSR